TTTTCTTTTGTAGTAAAAAAGGGTTCGAAGATTTTTTCTTTTACAGCCTCATCGATACCAGGCCCATTATCTGATACCTCAAAAAACACTGCTCTTTCATCAAAATAAGCATACACTGATACCTTACCATCTCTATTTATTGTTTCACAGGCCTCAATACTATTTAGAACAATGTTAAATAGTGCTTGTTTGAGATAATTTTTATCCCCTCTAATTAACACATTTTCATCTATCTCTAATGTACTTTGAAAGATTATATTTTTCTTGTGTTTACATGTTAATTCAACAAGTTCTATTACTTCTTCACAAAGTTTTTTCGCTTTTATCTCTTTATCTTCACTTTTTCCAACACTTGCATATTGAAGGAATCTCTCTACAAAACTGTTTAATCTATCAACCTCTGATGTTACCAAATCAACAATTCTTTCGTTATATTTTTTATTTTTTACAAGTTTAATACCACTTCTTATAGCT
The nucleotide sequence above comes from Deferribacterota bacterium. Encoded proteins:
- a CDS encoding ATP-binding protein; amino-acid sequence: LALLEESIEEKIKMEKEIAKADRLRVLGQLTAGIAHEIRNPLAAIRSGIKLVKNKKYNERIVDLVTSEVDRLNSFVERFLQYASVGKSEDKEIKAKKLCEEVIELVELTCKHKKNIIFQSTLEIDENVLIRGDKNYLKQALFNIVLNSIEACETINRDGKVSVYAYFDERAVFFEVSDNGPGIDEAVKEKIFEPFFTTKEKGTGLGLSITNKIIKEHDGEIYVENNNGLRFTLKLLRYK